The following proteins are co-located in the Triplophysa dalaica isolate WHDGS20190420 chromosome 2, ASM1584641v1, whole genome shotgun sequence genome:
- the camk2d2 gene encoding calcium/calmodulin-dependent protein kinase type II delta 2 chain isoform X2: MALTICTRFTDEYQLYEELGKGAFSIVRRCVKISSGQEYAAKIINTKKLSARDHQKLEREARICRLLKHPNIVRLHDSISEEGFHYLVFDLVTGGELFEDIVAREYYSEADASHCIQQILESVHHCHVNGIVHRDLKPENLLLASKMKGAAVKLADFGLAIEVQGDQQAWFGFAGTPGYLSPEVLRKDPYGKPVDMWACGVILYILLVGYPPFWDEDQHRLYQQIKAGAYDFPSPEWDTVTPEAKDLINKMLTINPSKRITASEALKHPWICQRSTVASMMHRQETVECLKKFNARRKLKGAILTTLLVTRNFSAKTLLNKKTDGVKVNNKTNLASGPKDTGPAPALEPQTTVIHNPVDRNKESTESVNTTIEDEDLKACQVINKARKQEIIKVTEQLIESINNGDFEAYAKICDPGLTSFEPEALGNLVEGHDFHRFYFDNALSKGNKPVHTILLNPHVHLIGEDAACIAYIRLTQYMDGSGMPRTMQSEETRVWHRRDGKWLNIHFHRSGAPSVPIN, from the exons ATCACCAGAAGTTGGAGAGAGAGGCCAGAATTTGCCGTCTCTTGAAACACCCGAATATTG TGCGACTTCATGACAGCATATCGGAGGAAGGCTTCCATTACCTAGTTTTTGATCT GGTTACCGGAGGTGAGCTGTTTGAAGATATTGTAGCGAGAGAATATTACAGCGAAGCTGATGCAAG TCACTGCATTCAGCAGATTTTGGAGAGCGTTCATCACTGCCATGTCAATGGGATCGTCCACCGGGATCTGAAG CCTGAGAATTTACTGTTGGCAAGTAAGATGAAGGGAGCTGCAGTTAAGCTCGCTGACTTTGGTTTGGCCATTGAGGTCCAGGGTGATCAGCAGGCATGGTTTG GTTTTGCTGGTACACCAGGTTATCTGTCCCCAGAGGTTTTGAGAAAAGATCCATATGGCAAACCTGTAGACATGTGGGCCTGTG GTGTTATTCTCTACATCCTGCTTGTTGGATATCCGCCATTTTGGGATGAAGACCAGCATCGCCTCTACCAGCAGATCAAGGCTGGCGCCTATGAC TTTCCCTCCCCTGAGTGGGACACGGTGACCCCCGAAGCTAAAGATCTGATTAATAAGATGTTGACCATCAACCCTTCCAAACGCATCACGGCTTCCGAAGCTCTCAAACACCCATGGATCTGC CAACGCTCAACTGTAGCCTCCATGATGCACAGACAGGAGACTGTTGAGTGCTTGAAGAAGTTCAATGCCAGAAGAAAGCTCAAG GGTGCAATTTTGACCACTCTGCTGGTCACAAGAAACTTCTCAG CCAAAACCTTGTTGAACAAGAAGACAGATGGTGTGAAG GTTAACAACAAAACCAACCTAGCCAGCGGCCCCAAAGACACAGGCCCAGCCCCAGCACTG GAGCCACAAACTACCGTGATCCACAACCCAGTGGACAGAAACAAG GAATCTACAGAGAGTGTCAACACTACTATCGAGGACGAGGACCTCAAAG CTTGCCAAGTTATCAATAAAG CTCGAAAGCAGGAGATCATAAAGGTGACCGAGCAGTTGATCGAGTCCATCAACAACGGCGACTTTGAGGCTTACGC AAAGATTTGTGATCCTGGTTTAACTTCTTTTGAGCCAGAAGCGCTGGGAAATTTGGTGGAGGGACATGATTTCCACAGGTTCTACTTTGATAATG CATTGTCTAAAGGTAATAAACCTGTACACACTATACTACTGAACCCCCACGTGCACCTGATCGGCGAGGATGCGGCGTGCATTGCCTACATCCGTCTGACTCAGTACATGGACGGGAGCGGGATGCCGCGCACCATGCAGTCAGAGGAAACCCGTGTGTGGCACCGCCGAGATGGAAAGTGGCTTAACATTCACTTCCATCGCTCCGGAGCCCCCAGCGTGCCCATCAA TTAA
- the camk2d2 gene encoding calcium/calmodulin-dependent protein kinase type II delta 2 chain isoform X1 encodes MALTICTRFTDEYQLYEELGKGAFSIVRRCVKISSGQEYAAKIINTKKLSARDHQKLEREARICRLLKHPNIVRLHDSISEEGFHYLVFDLVTGGELFEDIVAREYYSEADASHCIQQILESVHHCHVNGIVHRDLKPENLLLASKMKGAAVKLADFGLAIEVQGDQQAWFGFAGTPGYLSPEVLRKDPYGKPVDMWACGVILYILLVGYPPFWDEDQHRLYQQIKAGAYDFPSPEWDTVTPEAKDLINKMLTINPSKRITASEALKHPWICQRSTVASMMHRQETVECLKKFNARRKLKGAILTTLLVTRNFSAAKTLLNKKTDGVKVNNKTNLASGPKDTGPAPALEPQTTVIHNPVDRNKESTESVNTTIEDEDLKACQVINKARKQEIIKVTEQLIESINNGDFEAYAKICDPGLTSFEPEALGNLVEGHDFHRFYFDNALSKGNKPVHTILLNPHVHLIGEDAACIAYIRLTQYMDGSGMPRTMQSEETRVWHRRDGKWLNIHFHRSGAPSVPIN; translated from the exons ATCACCAGAAGTTGGAGAGAGAGGCCAGAATTTGCCGTCTCTTGAAACACCCGAATATTG TGCGACTTCATGACAGCATATCGGAGGAAGGCTTCCATTACCTAGTTTTTGATCT GGTTACCGGAGGTGAGCTGTTTGAAGATATTGTAGCGAGAGAATATTACAGCGAAGCTGATGCAAG TCACTGCATTCAGCAGATTTTGGAGAGCGTTCATCACTGCCATGTCAATGGGATCGTCCACCGGGATCTGAAG CCTGAGAATTTACTGTTGGCAAGTAAGATGAAGGGAGCTGCAGTTAAGCTCGCTGACTTTGGTTTGGCCATTGAGGTCCAGGGTGATCAGCAGGCATGGTTTG GTTTTGCTGGTACACCAGGTTATCTGTCCCCAGAGGTTTTGAGAAAAGATCCATATGGCAAACCTGTAGACATGTGGGCCTGTG GTGTTATTCTCTACATCCTGCTTGTTGGATATCCGCCATTTTGGGATGAAGACCAGCATCGCCTCTACCAGCAGATCAAGGCTGGCGCCTATGAC TTTCCCTCCCCTGAGTGGGACACGGTGACCCCCGAAGCTAAAGATCTGATTAATAAGATGTTGACCATCAACCCTTCCAAACGCATCACGGCTTCCGAAGCTCTCAAACACCCATGGATCTGC CAACGCTCAACTGTAGCCTCCATGATGCACAGACAGGAGACTGTTGAGTGCTTGAAGAAGTTCAATGCCAGAAGAAAGCTCAAG GGTGCAATTTTGACCACTCTGCTGGTCACAAGAAACTTCTCAG CAGCCAAAACCTTGTTGAACAAGAAGACAGATGGTGTGAAG GTTAACAACAAAACCAACCTAGCCAGCGGCCCCAAAGACACAGGCCCAGCCCCAGCACTG GAGCCACAAACTACCGTGATCCACAACCCAGTGGACAGAAACAAG GAATCTACAGAGAGTGTCAACACTACTATCGAGGACGAGGACCTCAAAG CTTGCCAAGTTATCAATAAAG CTCGAAAGCAGGAGATCATAAAGGTGACCGAGCAGTTGATCGAGTCCATCAACAACGGCGACTTTGAGGCTTACGC AAAGATTTGTGATCCTGGTTTAACTTCTTTTGAGCCAGAAGCGCTGGGAAATTTGGTGGAGGGACATGATTTCCACAGGTTCTACTTTGATAATG CATTGTCTAAAGGTAATAAACCTGTACACACTATACTACTGAACCCCCACGTGCACCTGATCGGCGAGGATGCGGCGTGCATTGCCTACATCCGTCTGACTCAGTACATGGACGGGAGCGGGATGCCGCGCACCATGCAGTCAGAGGAAACCCGTGTGTGGCACCGCCGAGATGGAAAGTGGCTTAACATTCACTTCCATCGCTCCGGAGCCCCCAGCGTGCCCATCAA TTAA